A section of the Rhizobium sp. BG4 genome encodes:
- the rnc gene encoding ribonuclease III — protein sequence MSKAQTLSAADRTKLEALIGHEFAEKERLDRALTHASARTQKGGNYERLEFLGDRVLGLCIAELLFKTFGTAAEGELSVRLNQLVSADTCAAVADELDLHLFIRTGADVKKLTGKRMMNVRADVVESLIAALYLDGGLETARRFILKFWEKRAVRADGARRDAKTELQEWAHAKFGVTPLYRVEERTGPDHDPRFTVTVEVAGVSPETGIDRSKRAAEQAAATRMLEREAIWQKSSAGN from the coding sequence ATGAGCAAGGCTCAGACGCTCTCGGCGGCAGACCGGACCAAGCTTGAAGCCTTGATCGGTCACGAGTTCGCCGAGAAGGAGCGCCTGGACCGCGCCTTGACGCATGCCAGCGCCCGAACGCAGAAGGGCGGCAATTACGAACGTCTCGAATTCCTCGGCGACAGAGTGCTTGGCCTCTGCATCGCCGAGCTGCTTTTCAAGACCTTCGGCACTGCCGCGGAAGGTGAGCTCTCTGTCCGGCTGAACCAGCTGGTCAGCGCAGACACTTGCGCGGCCGTCGCCGACGAGCTCGACCTGCATCTTTTCATCCGCACTGGCGCCGACGTGAAGAAACTCACCGGCAAGCGGATGATGAACGTGCGCGCCGATGTGGTCGAAAGCCTGATCGCCGCGCTCTATCTCGACGGTGGTCTGGAGACCGCCCGCCGCTTCATCCTGAAGTTCTGGGAGAAGCGGGCGGTGCGTGCCGATGGCGCTCGCCGTGACGCGAAGACCGAATTGCAGGAATGGGCCCACGCGAAATTTGGCGTGACGCCCCTATATCGTGTTGAAGAACGCACCGGGCCGGATCATGATCCACGCTTCACGGTGACGGTGGAAGTGGCCGGTGTCTCCCCGGAAACGGGTATCGACCGCTCCAAGCGCGCAGCCGAACAGGCCGCAGCGACAAGAATGCTCGAACGCGAAGCTATTTGGCAGAAGTCCTCTGCCGGGAATTGA